The following proteins come from a genomic window of Galactobacillus timonensis:
- a CDS encoding DUF1893 domain-containing protein — protein MTGMELMDLERAKQRLEEDDACCVLVHNDQIIERHTQGVRPLLELLDQQADLKGFAAADKVVGRAAASLYVLLGVTSVYGETMSIAGQAMLEEHGIASSCGTLVQQIMNRSRTGICPMEAAVARMEDVSKAPELLKAAIMKMRQGH, from the coding sequence ATGACAGGCATGGAACTTATGGATCTTGAGCGGGCAAAACAGCGGCTGGAAGAAGATGATGCCTGCTGCGTACTTGTTCATAACGATCAGATCATCGAACGGCATACACAGGGTGTTCGGCCGCTTTTGGAACTGTTGGATCAGCAGGCGGATCTGAAGGGTTTTGCGGCTGCAGATAAAGTCGTGGGCAGGGCGGCAGCTTCCCTGTATGTGCTGCTTGGTGTCACTTCGGTTTACGGGGAAACCATGAGTATAGCGGGACAAGCGATGCTCGAGGAACACGGAATCGCGAGCTCCTGTGGCACTCTTGTACAGCAGATTATGAACCGCAGCCGGACGGGAATCTGTCCGATGGAGGCTGCTGTAGCCAGGATGGAGGATGTTTCCAAAGCACCTGAGCTGCTGAAGGCTGCGATCATGAAGATGCGCCAGGGACATTGA
- a CDS encoding ribonucleoside-diphosphate reductase subunit alpha, with protein sequence MERVIKRNGSETAYEPQKIKAAVQKAFSEVQQPWDEQIGERIVASVEAEFKDQPSAAVEDIQNVVEKSLMKEGCYDVAKAYILYRQQRTRARNARRTLCNLLQDPALEPLLEEMQKELGSCDLERLILKFQSMDKEALSTSARMDVLIRSAEELTTKEEPAWEKAAGRLLSYQFHKQLKQEEENRGIHSFYDKLVWLTQEGYYGSYILENYSSADIEALAENIDDSRDKLFTWAGLDLLLSRYVIHTRSHVAMESPQELFMGVAMHLGMKEKENRLAIVRRFYDMLSLHKVTMATPTLANARKPYHQLSSCFIDTVPDSLDGIYTSISNFAEVSKFGGGMGMYLGKVRARGSSIRGFEGAAGGVIRWIRVINDTAVAVDQLGVRQGAAAVYLDAWHMDLPEFLQLRTNNGDDRMKAHDLFPAVCYPDLFWRMAKENLNQNWYLLDPHEVLIKKGYALEDSWGKEWEEKYFDCVRDSRIRKRTVPLKEIVRLILRSAVETGTPFAFFRDAVNAANPNKHAGMIYCSNLCTEIAQNMSETDFVSQTIQNRDGDDVIVTVRKPGNYVVCNLASLCLGNINVDDQNELESVTRDAVRALDNVIDLNFYPVPAAEKTNHTYRSIGLGVSGYHHMLAKHHVKWESEEHLQLADRVFEDISYAAVKASSELARERGSYSLFHGSEWESGMFFERRNYTDVRWQKLRDDVRTYGMRNAYVIADAPTSSTSILVGTTAGLDPVMNRYYLEEKKGAILPRVAPDLSPATWWYYKNAHSIDQTWSVKAAAVRQRHIDQAQSFNLWITNEYKMSQLLNLYILADELGVKTIYYVRSRSLDPDECESCSA encoded by the coding sequence ATGGAGCGAGTAATCAAACGAAACGGAAGTGAAACGGCCTATGAGCCGCAGAAGATCAAAGCAGCAGTTCAAAAAGCTTTCAGCGAAGTACAGCAGCCATGGGACGAACAGATCGGCGAGCGCATCGTTGCGTCTGTCGAGGCCGAATTCAAAGACCAGCCGTCCGCTGCCGTCGAGGATATTCAGAATGTCGTCGAAAAAAGCCTGATGAAGGAAGGCTGCTACGACGTCGCCAAAGCCTATATTCTCTACCGTCAGCAGCGTACCCGCGCAAGAAATGCCCGCCGAACGCTCTGTAATCTTCTGCAGGATCCCGCTCTGGAGCCGTTGCTGGAAGAGATGCAGAAGGAGCTTGGCAGCTGCGATCTGGAGCGGCTGATCCTGAAGTTTCAGTCGATGGACAAAGAAGCACTGTCAACTTCCGCACGCATGGATGTGCTGATCCGCAGCGCCGAAGAGCTTACGACCAAAGAAGAGCCTGCATGGGAAAAGGCTGCAGGGCGCCTGCTCTCCTATCAATTCCACAAACAGTTGAAACAGGAAGAAGAAAATCGCGGCATTCACAGCTTCTATGACAAGCTTGTCTGGCTCACGCAGGAAGGCTACTACGGATCCTATATTCTGGAAAACTATTCCTCTGCCGACATCGAAGCACTGGCAGAGAATATCGATGACAGCCGGGATAAACTGTTCACCTGGGCAGGACTTGACCTGCTGTTGTCACGCTATGTGATTCATACCCGCTCCCATGTTGCGATGGAATCGCCGCAGGAACTCTTCATGGGCGTCGCCATGCACCTGGGAATGAAGGAAAAAGAAAACAGACTGGCCATCGTCCGCCGCTTCTATGACATGCTCAGTCTGCATAAGGTCACGATGGCAACACCGACCCTGGCCAACGCCCGCAAGCCCTATCATCAGCTCAGCAGCTGCTTCATCGACACCGTTCCCGATTCTCTGGACGGCATCTACACTTCGATTTCTAATTTTGCAGAAGTATCCAAATTCGGCGGTGGCATGGGGATGTACCTTGGCAAGGTCCGTGCCCGCGGCAGCAGCATCCGCGGCTTTGAGGGTGCCGCCGGCGGCGTGATCCGCTGGATCCGTGTCATCAACGACACAGCCGTTGCCGTCGACCAGCTTGGTGTCCGTCAGGGCGCTGCCGCTGTCTATCTGGATGCGTGGCATATGGATCTGCCTGAATTCCTGCAGCTGCGTACCAACAACGGCGATGACCGGATGAAGGCGCATGACCTGTTCCCGGCCGTCTGCTATCCGGACCTGTTCTGGCGTATGGCAAAGGAAAACCTGAACCAGAACTGGTATCTTCTGGATCCCCATGAAGTATTGATCAAAAAAGGATATGCCCTGGAAGACAGCTGGGGAAAAGAATGGGAAGAAAAGTACTTTGACTGTGTCCGCGACAGCCGCATCCGCAAGCGTACCGTACCACTCAAAGAAATCGTGCGCCTGATTCTGCGCTCAGCGGTTGAAACCGGAACCCCGTTTGCCTTCTTCCGCGACGCCGTAAATGCGGCCAACCCCAATAAGCATGCGGGCATGATCTACTGCTCCAATCTCTGCACGGAGATCGCCCAGAACATGAGTGAAACAGACTTCGTTTCACAGACTATTCAGAACCGGGACGGCGACGATGTGATCGTCACGGTCCGCAAGCCGGGAAACTATGTCGTGTGCAACCTTGCCTCGCTATGCCTTGGCAATATCAACGTCGATGATCAAAACGAACTGGAGTCTGTTACACGCGACGCGGTACGGGCGCTGGACAACGTTATTGATCTCAACTTCTACCCCGTCCCTGCGGCCGAGAAAACCAATCATACCTATCGTTCCATCGGTCTGGGGGTGTCCGGCTACCATCACATGCTTGCAAAGCACCATGTGAAATGGGAATCGGAAGAACATCTGCAGCTGGCGGACAGAGTATTTGAAGACATTTCCTACGCCGCTGTGAAGGCTTCCAGTGAACTAGCCAGAGAGCGCGGCAGCTATTCCCTCTTCCATGGTTCGGAATGGGAAAGCGGCATGTTCTTTGAGCGCAGAAACTACACGGACGTGCGCTGGCAGAAGCTGAGGGATGACGTTCGCACCTACGGCATGCGCAATGCTTACGTCATCGCCGATGCGCCAACCAGCTCCACTTCCATTCTGGTCGGAACAACGGCCGGCCTGGATCCGGTCATGAACCGCTATTATCTGGAAGAAAAGAAGGGGGCAATTCTCCCCCGCGTAGCACCGGATCTTTCCCCTGCCACCTGGTGGTATTACAAGAATGCCCATTCCATTGACCAGACCTGGTCCGTGAAGGCTGCGGCGGTCCGTCAGCGCCACATCGATCAGGCGCAGAGCTTCAATCTATGGATCACCAACGAATACAAGATGAGCCAGCTGCTGAATCTGTACATTCTTGCGGACGAGCTTGGCGTCAAGACAATCTACTATGTACGTTCGCGGTCACTGGATCCGGACGAATGTGAAAGCTGCTCAGCATAA
- a CDS encoding ribonucleotide-diphosphate reductase subunit beta, translating into MEESIRRKPLFNPEGDTDVRDRRLLNFNTTNINDFNNLKYPWVSNWYRNAMNNFWIPEEINLDQDKSDYPNLLPAERTAYDKILSFLVYLDSLQSANLPNISQYVTANEINLCLSIQTFQECIHSQSYSYMLDTICSPLERDSILYQWKEDPHLLKRNTFIGNLYNEFVQNQDKRSFLRVCVANFILEGIYFYSGFMFFYNLGRNGKMPGSVQEIRYINRDENTHLWLFREILQILQEEEPELFTEENRKMIYAMIDEGVRQEIEWGTYVIDDKIPGLNQSMVEDYIHYLGNIRLKSIGFDPLYPGLEQEPESMRWVSQYADANQVKTDFFEARSSAYAKSSAIEDDLDTL; encoded by the coding sequence ATGGAAGAATCAATCCGCAGAAAGCCGCTATTCAACCCGGAGGGAGACACCGATGTCCGCGATAGGAGGCTGCTCAACTTCAACACAACCAACATCAATGACTTCAACAATCTGAAGTACCCGTGGGTCTCGAACTGGTATCGCAACGCGATGAACAACTTCTGGATTCCGGAGGAAATCAATCTTGACCAGGACAAGTCCGACTATCCGAATCTTCTGCCTGCGGAGCGCACAGCCTATGACAAGATTCTGAGCTTTCTCGTCTATCTGGATTCGCTGCAGTCCGCCAATCTTCCCAACATCAGCCAGTACGTGACGGCCAATGAAATCAACCTGTGTCTGTCCATTCAGACATTCCAGGAGTGCATCCACAGCCAGTCCTACAGCTACATGCTGGATACGATCTGTTCGCCGCTGGAGCGCGACAGCATTCTCTATCAGTGGAAGGAAGATCCTCATCTGCTGAAGCGCAACACCTTCATCGGCAATCTGTACAACGAATTCGTCCAGAATCAGGACAAGCGTTCCTTCCTGCGGGTCTGTGTAGCAAACTTCATTCTGGAAGGCATCTACTTTTATTCCGGCTTCATGTTCTTCTACAACCTCGGCAGAAACGGCAAGATGCCCGGTTCCGTGCAGGAAATCCGGTACATCAACCGCGACGAAAACACACATCTGTGGCTGTTCAGAGAAATCCTGCAGATTCTGCAGGAAGAAGAACCGGAGCTCTTCACGGAAGAAAACCGCAAGATGATCTATGCCATGATCGATGAAGGCGTTCGTCAGGAAATCGAATGGGGCACCTACGTCATCGATGACAAGATCCCCGGCCTCAATCAGTCCATGGTGGAAGACTACATCCATTACCTTGGCAATATCCGTCTGAAATCCATCGGCTTTGATCCCCTTTATCCGGGACTGGAGCAGGAACCCGAATCGATGCGCTGGGTATCCCAGTATGCCGACGCCAACCAGGTCAAGACTGACTTCTTCGAAGCACGCAGCTCCGCCTATGCCAAGAGCAGTGCGATTGAAGATGATCTCGATACGCTGTAA
- a CDS encoding glycoside hydrolase family 5 protein, whose protein sequence is MAEQCLRIMEGFQRGVNLGGWISQFDRFDEHHFATFITEKDIEEIASLGFDHVRVPVDYNVLEDEEGTAREAGFQHLENCRRWCETYGLHMLIDLHECYGYSFDPLKKGMDRKKFFYDTTLQERFFHLWDEIARRFASWPEQVAFEPLNEVVLEEVADAWNQVASQYILRMRRIVPESWIVVGGVRYNNVLSVPLLDLPLDDHVVYNFHCYEPMIFTHQGAYWMEGMPTDFRIGYPRTLAEYKEEAGHLKADLKGAIYKEGIHEIGDGFFDDIFAPAVAKAKEDNVPLYCGEYGVIDLAANPDKLRWLKDIHSAFQKYNIGHALWNYKEKDFGFQDERFKEIRDEFIRII, encoded by the coding sequence ATGGCTGAACAGTGCTTGCGGATCATGGAAGGATTTCAGAGAGGCGTCAATCTGGGCGGATGGATTTCGCAGTTTGACCGGTTTGATGAGCATCATTTTGCGACATTCATTACCGAAAAGGACATTGAGGAAATTGCGTCGCTTGGCTTTGACCATGTGCGGGTGCCGGTGGATTATAACGTTCTGGAAGATGAAGAAGGAACTGCCCGGGAGGCAGGATTCCAACATCTGGAAAACTGCCGGCGCTGGTGTGAGACATATGGTCTTCATATGCTCATTGATCTGCATGAATGTTACGGTTATTCCTTTGATCCGCTGAAAAAAGGAATGGACCGGAAAAAGTTCTTTTATGATACGACGCTGCAGGAGCGTTTCTTCCATCTGTGGGATGAGATTGCACGCCGCTTCGCCTCCTGGCCGGAGCAGGTCGCGTTTGAGCCGTTGAATGAAGTTGTTCTGGAAGAGGTTGCCGACGCATGGAATCAGGTGGCTTCTCAGTATATCCTCCGGATGCGCAGAATCGTTCCGGAAAGCTGGATTGTTGTCGGCGGCGTTCGCTATAACAATGTGCTGAGTGTTCCGCTCCTGGATCTGCCGCTGGATGACCATGTTGTTTACAATTTCCATTGTTATGAGCCGATGATTTTTACGCATCAGGGAGCGTACTGGATGGAGGGGATGCCGACGGATTTCCGGATTGGCTACCCGCGGACACTGGCGGAATACAAGGAAGAAGCAGGGCATTTGAAGGCGGATCTGAAGGGCGCAATTTATAAAGAAGGGATCCATGAGATTGGTGACGGCTTCTTTGATGATATTTTTGCGCCGGCTGTCGCAAAGGCAAAGGAAGACAATGTACCTTTGTATTGCGGTGAATACGGTGTGATTGATCTGGCCGCAAATCCGGATAAACTGCGCTGGCTGAAGGATATTCATTCGGCGTTTCAAAAATATAATATCGGTCACGCTCTCTGGAACTATAAAGAAAAGGATTTCGGCTTTCAGGATGAGCGGTTTAAAGAAATCCGTGATGAATTTATTCGAATCATCTGA
- a CDS encoding TIGR02680 family protein, whose amino-acid sequence MEHKDNRWKMNRMGFVNFWLYKNQEFPLDHGHILLRGQNGSGKSITTQSFIPFILDGDRTPSRLDPFGSDARRMEYYFLGDGHDGREDETGYLYLEFVKEETKEYRTIGIGQRAKKGASTLGFWGFVLMDGRRIGKDCSLCRRISNDAFRPLTKLECRDLIGNNNFFTESQGDYKAAVNKYLFGFERMEQFEQFIRLLIKVRAPKLSKEFKPSKVYEILNDSLQTLSNEDTSPMVNAMEKMDEIETRLEQLKNTKTHLRAILDEYERYNRWVAARKAEACWQSTKEFTDQVLRQQNLQKEMQESEGLLQENTEQLRTLELEIQKLEDQELLFHNSGLEDQVSQRAILEKDQTTKLAQASEKKARIEKLVGAIREIDVDLHAKEEESIYNRRQLNKLYAEMGDLNRDLRFPEHNQYRTALDQENEDGKTRIRMLNQKLRDLSKAIDAITQKLEAVEKAVQEADAAEEALEVCRKNLDACTKEIETQQSAAEDLREELISQWYQAAASCKEIQITDVHLQKVSALIREYRLENAYSYTQQVNAIGQENLSRLSILQSRKDDEIARQKETLKQLKEELRLLEMEKEAVPERNAQAIACRRELAKAGVETIPLYEAVEFSSLSEKRMVILEQQLAAAGMLDALILSKEDEKKAEPVLRQYPDLFLRPGLKARNAGLFTVSRSSMSDALRESVKNILNCIGEEDGQFILRPDGYFQNGLLCGWVHPNDGDEVHLIGAEMRRRTHARKVEEKKNEIQEADCVLQQLLEQKQKLDERSSILQDEMAHLPADSALHGSLDRLRLLEEKESNVRQACQQAEILRNHKKETALNLRHEADLLMRPYPYAHSVEGYRDAAAMLGSYQDNAQKLSDAYMDQLRLNEQYASRQAQQEDKEEEKAHLELELRQLDGEIQRIRARIDAINQILNLPENQKLVSEIDSIRRQCDADKKQKEQLLGEVGKLQERVVQNKEQLSQRMEQVQAAETKRDMASAYYLEEMRLNYVQDCSQMEDPAVLKLAEEVMNSVPQTERAREVSEAVGRLNNVFQKHSVQMYETNIQMDSILDESQRPDLLRRRSVIRAAAGAQRIDLIAFDQEIQSNIEATEQLIQEEDRKLFENILSDTLCRKLMMRISESRRWISDMSKLMRDMDSSMGLNFSLHWVPKAAEGEGQLSTDELERILGRDTALLSLDDKRKVAEHFRKDIQARRQKALDDGQILNYQQMVQEALDYRDWFEFRMYYQRTNETMKELTDRAFNTFSGGEKGMAMYVPLFAAVNAQYLKAQKKDHPRLIALDEAFAGVDEKNINSMFRLVGDLDFDYIMNSQALWGCYESVRALRIAELLRPENADFITVIFYHWNGKERVLDESE is encoded by the coding sequence GATAACCGGTGGAAGATGAACCGTATGGGCTTCGTTAACTTCTGGCTCTATAAGAATCAGGAGTTTCCGCTTGATCATGGGCATATTCTTCTGCGGGGACAAAACGGATCGGGAAAATCCATCACGACGCAGAGTTTTATTCCTTTTATTCTGGATGGTGACCGTACGCCGAGCCGTCTTGATCCGTTTGGATCGGATGCGCGGCGGATGGAGTATTACTTCCTTGGCGACGGGCATGATGGCAGAGAAGATGAGACGGGATATTTATACCTGGAATTCGTCAAAGAAGAGACAAAGGAGTATCGAACCATCGGTATCGGCCAGCGGGCAAAGAAGGGAGCCTCCACATTAGGCTTTTGGGGTTTTGTGCTGATGGATGGCCGCCGGATCGGCAAGGATTGTTCCCTGTGCCGGCGGATCAGTAATGATGCGTTTCGCCCTTTGACCAAACTGGAGTGCCGCGACCTCATCGGGAACAACAATTTTTTCACCGAATCGCAGGGAGACTATAAGGCTGCCGTCAACAAGTATCTGTTCGGCTTTGAACGTATGGAGCAGTTTGAACAGTTTATCCGTCTGCTGATCAAAGTCCGGGCACCAAAGCTGTCAAAGGAATTCAAACCGTCCAAAGTATATGAAATACTAAATGATTCTCTGCAGACCTTAAGCAATGAAGATACTTCTCCGATGGTAAACGCTATGGAGAAGATGGATGAAATTGAAACACGTCTGGAGCAGCTGAAGAATACAAAAACACATTTGCGCGCGATCCTTGATGAGTATGAACGCTACAATCGGTGGGTTGCGGCCCGCAAAGCAGAAGCCTGCTGGCAGAGCACTAAGGAGTTTACAGACCAGGTGCTGCGCCAGCAGAACCTGCAGAAAGAAATGCAGGAAAGCGAGGGTCTGTTACAGGAAAATACGGAACAGCTGCGTACGCTGGAACTGGAGATTCAGAAGCTGGAGGATCAGGAACTTCTGTTCCACAACAGCGGTCTGGAGGATCAGGTCTCTCAGCGCGCAATTCTGGAAAAAGATCAGACGACAAAGCTGGCACAGGCATCGGAAAAGAAGGCACGGATTGAAAAGCTGGTCGGCGCCATCCGGGAAATCGATGTTGATCTGCATGCAAAAGAAGAGGAAAGCATCTATAACCGGCGGCAGCTGAACAAACTGTATGCGGAAATGGGGGATCTGAACAGGGATCTTCGCTTCCCGGAACACAATCAGTACCGGACAGCACTGGATCAGGAAAATGAAGACGGCAAAACACGGATCCGGATGCTCAATCAGAAACTGCGTGATCTGTCAAAGGCTATCGATGCAATTACACAGAAGCTGGAAGCAGTTGAAAAGGCTGTACAGGAGGCGGACGCTGCGGAAGAGGCCCTGGAGGTCTGCCGGAAAAACCTTGACGCATGCACGAAAGAGATTGAAACGCAGCAGTCTGCTGCAGAGGATCTGCGGGAAGAGCTTATCAGCCAATGGTATCAGGCTGCCGCTTCCTGCAAAGAAATACAGATTACGGACGTACATCTGCAGAAGGTCAGTGCCCTGATCCGGGAGTACCGTCTGGAAAATGCCTATTCATATACGCAGCAGGTGAATGCGATCGGACAGGAAAATCTTTCACGGCTGAGCATTCTGCAGAGCCGGAAAGACGATGAAATTGCGCGCCAGAAGGAAACTCTGAAGCAGTTAAAGGAAGAGCTGCGCCTGCTGGAGATGGAAAAAGAGGCAGTACCAGAGCGCAATGCGCAGGCTATTGCCTGCCGCAGAGAGCTGGCTAAAGCGGGCGTTGAGACAATTCCGCTATATGAGGCTGTAGAGTTTTCTAGTCTTAGTGAAAAGCGCATGGTGATTCTGGAACAGCAGCTGGCAGCGGCCGGTATGCTGGATGCGCTGATCCTTTCAAAGGAAGATGAGAAAAAAGCAGAACCGGTCCTGCGGCAGTATCCGGATCTCTTTTTGAGGCCGGGTCTGAAGGCAAGGAACGCCGGATTGTTTACGGTATCGAGAAGTTCGATGTCCGATGCTTTGCGGGAGTCGGTTAAAAATATTCTGAACTGCATTGGCGAAGAGGATGGACAGTTCATTCTGCGCCCGGACGGTTACTTTCAAAACGGTCTGTTATGCGGATGGGTTCATCCCAACGATGGGGATGAGGTGCATTTGATCGGTGCGGAAATGCGCCGCCGCACACATGCACGCAAAGTAGAGGAAAAGAAAAATGAAATTCAGGAAGCTGACTGCGTTCTGCAGCAGCTTCTTGAGCAGAAACAGAAACTGGACGAGCGAAGCTCTATTCTGCAGGATGAAATGGCACACCTGCCTGCCGATAGTGCGCTTCATGGCAGTCTGGACCGGCTGCGCCTGCTGGAAGAGAAAGAATCAAATGTACGTCAGGCATGTCAGCAGGCGGAGATTCTGCGGAATCATAAGAAGGAGACGGCACTGAATCTGCGGCATGAGGCGGATCTTTTGATGCGGCCTTATCCGTATGCTCATTCGGTGGAAGGGTATCGGGATGCGGCTGCGATGCTTGGCTCTTATCAGGACAATGCGCAGAAATTGAGTGATGCGTACATGGATCAGCTGCGGCTGAATGAGCAGTATGCCTCAAGGCAGGCACAGCAGGAAGATAAGGAAGAAGAGAAGGCGCACCTGGAGCTGGAACTGCGTCAGCTGGATGGTGAAATTCAGCGGATCCGGGCAAGAATCGATGCGATCAATCAGATTCTGAACCTGCCGGAGAATCAGAAGCTTGTTTCGGAAATTGATTCGATTCGCAGGCAGTGTGATGCGGACAAAAAGCAGAAGGAGCAGCTGCTGGGTGAAGTTGGAAAGCTGCAGGAACGTGTGGTCCAGAACAAGGAGCAGCTTTCGCAGCGGATGGAACAGGTGCAGGCCGCTGAGACAAAGCGGGACATGGCCAGCGCCTATTATCTGGAAGAGATGCGTCTAAACTATGTGCAAGACTGCTCGCAGATGGAAGATCCGGCGGTTTTGAAGCTTGCGGAAGAAGTGATGAACTCTGTTCCTCAGACGGAGCGGGCACGGGAAGTGAGCGAAGCGGTCGGCCGGCTGAATAATGTGTTCCAGAAGCACAGTGTGCAGATGTATGAAACAAATATCCAGATGGACAGCATCCTGGATGAGTCGCAGCGGCCGGATCTACTGCGCAGGCGTTCTGTGATCCGGGCGGCTGCCGGGGCGCAGAGGATTGATCTGATTGCCTTTGATCAGGAGATTCAGTCGAACATCGAGGCGACGGAGCAGCTCATTCAGGAAGAGGACCGGAAGCTGTTTGAAAATATCCTGAGCGATACACTGTGCCGGAAGCTGATGATGCGGATTTCCGAAAGCAGGCGCTGGATCAGCGATATGTCGAAGCTGATGCGGGATATGGATTCGTCGATGGGACTGAATTTCTCTTTGCACTGGGTTCCGAAAGCGGCGGAAGGAGAAGGCCAGCTTTCGACGGATGAGCTGGAGCGGATCCTTGGCCGGGATACAGCCCTGTTGAGTCTGGATGATAAGCGTAAGGTTGCGGAACATTTCCGTAAAGACATTCAGGCGCGGCGGCAGAAGGCACTGGATGATGGGCAGATTTTGAATTACCAGCAGATGGTTCAGGAGGCACTGGACTATCGGGACTGGTTTGAATTCCGGATGTACTACCAGCGCACAAATGAAACGATGAAGGAATTGACGGATCGTGCTTTCAATACGTTCTCTGGCGGTGAAAAAGGAATGGCGATGTACGTTCCTTTGTTTGCAGCGGTGAATGCGCAGTATCTGAAAGCACAGAAGAAGGATCATCCGCGTCTGATTGCGCTGGATGAAGCGTTTGCCGGCGTTGATGAGAAGAATATCAACAGTATGTTCCGGCTGGTTGGTGATCTTGATTTTGACTACATCATGAATTCTCAGGCGCTGTGGGGCTGCTATGAATCGGTGCGGGCGCTTCGGATCGCAGAACTTCTGCGGCCGGAGAATGCGGACTTCATCACGGTGATTTTCTATCACTGGAATGGAAAGGAACGTGTGCTGGATGAAAGCGAATGA
- a CDS encoding TIGR02679 domain-containing protein, giving the protein MKANEAADYFRSSPGFERAFQQMHNKWRSYGRCGGNVCITDPTDVEREALGRYFSRDFSDGPVKFSLADFSRTLSDTKFGAIDLYDVLCAYFDEDLKSKRQDAAAEEERLETRLEALRKQAKPIAGEGWPRKWVASITLRQYRQLLKGGTFSTEADADAAVLACARALNYLEHGRLPVRLSVLAMEVTGNPHGLDQRTGTGCLFLKALQAKEHESGSLSGEEVLDLYVRSQIRPDAISSFTVVQGMHMYGAEGLHPAYEGHLACREYYLVSLSQLQNILAIRPVHVPVFILENQMVYSELCMHYPEASMICTSGQMKTASLLVIDMLAKAHVKMLYSSDLDPEGIGMADRLCQRHPDWIQPWRMTGQDYEQCKSSQELSQARLKELEHVVTPQLQEAARCLERDRLAGYQEKLIPLMLADIGELTGQDAEESSDDRHGTYGS; this is encoded by the coding sequence ATGAAAGCGAATGAGGCGGCAGACTATTTCCGCAGCAGTCCGGGGTTTGAACGGGCGTTTCAGCAGATGCACAACAAGTGGCGCTCCTACGGGCGCTGCGGCGGTAATGTCTGTATTACGGATCCGACAGATGTGGAACGGGAGGCGCTTGGCCGCTACTTCAGCCGCGATTTTTCCGATGGCCCCGTTAAATTTTCTCTCGCGGATTTCTCCCGTACGCTTTCGGATACAAAGTTTGGGGCCATTGATCTGTATGATGTGCTGTGCGCCTATTTTGATGAAGATCTGAAGTCAAAGCGGCAGGATGCGGCGGCGGAAGAAGAGAGGCTGGAGACACGGCTGGAAGCGCTGCGTAAGCAGGCGAAACCGATTGCCGGTGAAGGGTGGCCGCGGAAATGGGTGGCGTCTATTACGCTGCGGCAGTATCGTCAGCTGCTGAAAGGCGGAACGTTTTCTACGGAAGCGGATGCGGATGCGGCAGTTCTGGCATGCGCCAGGGCATTGAATTATCTGGAGCACGGCAGGCTGCCTGTGCGTCTTTCCGTACTGGCAATGGAAGTGACGGGCAATCCGCACGGTCTGGATCAGCGAACGGGAACCGGCTGTCTGTTCCTGAAGGCGCTGCAGGCGAAGGAACATGAAAGCGGCAGTCTGAGCGGGGAGGAAGTTCTTGATCTCTACGTGCGCAGCCAGATCCGGCCGGATGCGATTTCAAGCTTTACGGTAGTTCAGGGGATGCATATGTACGGGGCGGAGGGTCTTCATCCGGCCTATGAGGGACATCTGGCATGTCGGGAATATTATCTTGTTTCGCTTTCGCAGCTGCAGAATATTCTGGCGATCCGGCCGGTGCATGTTCCGGTTTTCATCCTTGAAAATCAGATGGTTTATTCCGAACTGTGCATGCATTATCCGGAGGCTTCCATGATCTGTACGTCGGGACAGATGAAAACGGCATCGCTGCTGGTGATTGACATGCTGGCAAAAGCACATGTGAAAATGCTGTATTCATCGGATCTCGATCCGGAGGGAATCGGGATGGCGGATCGTTTGTGCCAGAGACATCCGGATTGGATTCAACCGTGGCGTATGACGGGGCAGGATTATGAGCAGTGTAAATCCAGCCAGGAATTATCGCAGGCGCGATTGAAAGAACTGGAACATGTTGTGACACCGCAGCTGCAGGAAGCGGCGCGATGTCTAGAAAGGGATCGTCTGGCGGGATATCAGGAGAAGCTGATTCCGCTGATGCTTGCGGATATTGGTGAACTGACCGGCCAGGATGCGGAGGAAAGCAGCGATGACAGGCATGGAACTTATGGATCTTGA